TCAGTACTTCACCCTGTTCGGTGATTTTGATCCGGCCCTGCAGCGTGCCGCTGGGTTGGGCCAGGATCGCCTGGTAAGCCGGCCCTCCGCCTCGACTGACAGACCCACCGCGGCCGTGGAAGAGGCGAAGCGCCACATCCTGGCGGCTGGCGAGCTCCTGAAGTGCGATCTGAGCCTGGTGAATCTCCCAGTTGCTGGAGAGAAAGCCGGAATCCTTGTTGCTGTCTGAGTAGCCCAGCATCAGCTCCTGCAGCGGCTGTTTCTGTTGGCCTGCAACCGGTAGGAGTTCGCGGTAGAGCGGCGTTTTAAACAACCCTTCCATCACCGCAGGGGCCCGTTGGAGATCCTCCACGGTTTCGAACAGCGGCACCACCAGTAAGGAAGCACGTTTGTTCGGCGGGTCCACCAGGCCCGCCTCTTTCGCCAGCAGCAGAACCTCCAAGAGATCCGATGCCGTGTGGCTCATCGAAATTACATAGGAGTTGCAGATCCGTGGACCGAACTCCTCCTGGAGGCGCTGCAGCATTCGGAACACCGCCAAAGTCTCTGCTGTTGGCTCCGACCAACTTGCGGCTGGCGGAATCAGGGGTCTGCGGGTCTGCAGCTCCTGGAGGAGCCATGCCATCCGCTCCGTTTCGTCCATGTCCCCGTAGGCCTGGGGCAGTTCCAAGTTGCGGGTGAGTTCATCGATCGCATCGCTGTGGCGGGTGCTCTCCTGACGGATATCAAGGCTGGCCAGCGAGAACCCAAAGATGTGCACCTGGTGCAGCAGCGTGTCGAGCTGTTCGCAGCTCAATTCGGTGCTCACAAGGCTGTTGCGGACCAACTCCAAGTCACTGCGGAACTGATCCACCGAGGTGTAGTGGAGAACATCGGCTCCGCCGAGTCCGTCCTGGGGATCGGCCAGGGCTTCACAGGGCATCTGCCAGCCTGCCTCCGACAACTGGTTGTTGCGGGCAAGCGTCCTCTCAAGCTTTTCGAGCACGTAGCAGAGCTTCAGCCGGTAGGGCTCCAGTCGGTATCGCGCTGCTCTGCGCTCGTAGATCTCTGGGAACCGGAGTCGATCCATCTCCAGCGACTCCAGCAGTGATGGTGCCACCTGACTCCATTGCATGGAGATGCTCAGCTGCTGCCGGAGTGACTGGACGGAGTGGATGTACAGCTCCAGCATCAGCTGACGCTGGTAACAGGCTGTTCGCCAGGTGATGTCGGGTGTCACCGAGGGATTGCCGTCCCGATCGGAGCCCACCCAGGAGCCGAAGGTGCAGAACGACGCCTGGGGGACCTGGACATCGGGGTAGTGGCGATGCAGGGCAGTAATCAGCCTCTTGCGCAGTTTCGGCATCGCTTCAAACAACACCTGCTGGAAGTAGTGCAGGGTTGAATCCACCTCATCGATCACGGTGGGTTTGAACTGGTGGAGTTCATCGGTCCGCCACCACAGTCGGATTTCCTCTTCCAGTTGGTCGCGACAGTCCTCGCGCAGCTGATGCGCGAGAGGGGTGTCTGATTGAAGTTGCTGGAGCAAGTTGGCCACACGTCGTTGCTTGTGACGCACTGTGTGCCGAACGATCTCCGTGGGATGGGCGGTGAACACCAGACGGATATCCAGCTCCCGCAGCAGGTGCTCCACCTGTGCGGGGGGGACGTTCATGCGACGCAGCCGCTCGAACACTTCTCCAAAGGTGGCTGGATCGGTTTGGTTGGCGAGGGGCGGAGCAAAGGGATCAAAGGCATCCCGTTGGGCCGTGTCAGTACTGGGATTGGGCCTGAGGCTCTCGAGGTAGCTGTCTTCCTCGATCCGTTGCTCAAGGATGTTGATGAGCTGGAAATACAGCGAAAAGGCACGGGCCGCTGAGATGGCCTCCGAAAGGTCCATGGCCTTGATCAGCTCGACGATCGCCTCGCTCGTGCTGTCGCCGTCCCGCCCTTCCAGAGAGACGGGGTCACTGAGTTGTTTGAGCCTCAGCAGACGTTCGCTCTGCTCTGGTGGGCACTCACTGCGCAGCACCGACTTCCAGAGGTCTTCAATCAGATCAAGACGGTGCTGAAGAAGCTGCCCTGCGCCGGATCCGCCACCGCTTATGCGTGCAGTCTCTTGCTCGGAGACAGGGGTGGTGGACTCGGGCATGAAGTCTCCACGCTGCGACGAACTCGACATGATCATCCCAAACAGGCTTCCCCGGTGGAGATCCCTTCCTCCTTCTCCATCCGCTGGATACCTTTTTGAAGCAGGTCTTCGATGGATTGGCCTTGGCTATGCGCCGTTTCCCAGCGCATGGCCTGATTCCCATCGGCGAGCAGGCCATGCAAAGGCTTCAAGCAGGCGCTGAGCTGGAGTGATTCGGCCAGGGGAGCCATCTGATCAATCAGCTCCAGCAGCCAGTCCCTGCAACTGATGGCACGACCATCCTGCCAATGCCGGAGTTCAGCGTTCAGGCTGGATCGGGCGACGGCGGCGTCATTGCTGTCGGCCAGTTGAACCAGTTCGTCGGCGGATAGGGAGCTGCTGCAGAGGGGATCGAGGCTTTCGATGTTGTTTTTGAGGGCCAGCAGCCTCAGCTCCAGCAGACAGGTGATCGCTAGCAGCTCATGGGGATTGGTGACCAGATCACAGATCCGTAACTCCAACCGGTTGAGGTCGTAGGGGCGCCGTGGACCATTGGGCCGAACGGATGTCCACAGGTGACGTTCGTTGCGCATGGCACCCGTGGCCAGTTGCTCCTCCACCCACTGGATGTAGTGCTCGTGATCCCTAAAGAGAGGAACCGCAGGCGGCGTTATGGGGAATTGGTGCCATCGCTGGGAGTGGTTGTTGGTGCTGCGCCCATCCAAGAAGGGAGAACTGGCACTGAGGGCGAGCAGCAGAGCCGCTTCGCAGCGCACGAGCCGGACCGCTGCAAACAACCAGTCGAGATCTGTGATCCCGAGGTTGATGTGAATGCTGGCTGTCACGACTCTGGTGCCGTACAGCTGTTCAATCAGAGCGTGGTAGGCGTTGTCGGGGTCAGATCGTTCGAATCGGCTGCTGTTACCCAGGCTCATGGTGCTGCCGGGGAGAAGCGTCAGCTCCCTTTCCTGTAGCCACCGCCGCAGCGTCCGCCGGGGAGCAAGCAACGCCTCGGGCAGTTCGGCGTAATCCCGGATCGGGTCGGTGACGTATTCGAGATTGCGACAGTCCGGTTCTGTCACGAAGCCAGGCAGTTCCCTGGCCACGTCGGTGGCGACGCCCACATTGGCTCCGTTGGTTTGACCGGTAAACAGTTCCACCTCGAAGCCTTTCAGAAGAAGGGGGTGCGCTGTCATTCCGGTGGATTCAGGCACGCCAGTGCGGTCAGCATTCCCCGGGCCTTGTTCAGGGTTTCCTCAAACTCTGCCGTCGGCTGTGAATCGGCAACAACGCCGGCACCGGCCTGCACTTTGACCTGGCATCCTCCGCCATCGCGGGGTTGTACCACCATGGTGCGGATCGTGATCGCCGTGTTGAGGGCCCCGGCCAGATCAACGGATCCGTAGACCCCGGAATAGGGGCCACGCGCATCGGGCTCAAGATCGTGGATGAGTTGCATCGCACGGATTTTCGGTGCGCCGCTGACGGTGCCGGCGGGAAAAGCCGCCATCAGCAGATCCCACACATCGTGCGTCGGGCCCAGGCGTCCTTCGACTTGGCTGACGATGTGCATCACGTGGGAGTAGCGCTCGATCACCATCAGGTCTTGCACCGCCACGCTTCCGGGCTGGCAAACCCTGCCGAGGTCATTGCGGCCCAGATCAACCAGCATCACGTGCTCTGCCCGTTCCTTGGGATCGGCCAGCAGGTCAGCTTCCAGCTCGCGGTCCTCCAGGGGCGTGGCGCCGCGGGGCCGAGTTCCGGCGATGGGCCGCAGGCTGGCGTGGATGCCATCAGCAGCCGGTTCGGCTTGAACCATCACCTCTGGACTGGAGCCAATCAGTTGCCAGTCCCCAAAGTCGAAGAACGCCATGTAAGGGGATGGATTCACCATCCGCAGACTTCGGTAAAGCTCCAGGGGTGATTGAGGTACCTCGGTTTCCAGGCGCTGACTGATCACCAGTTGGAACACATCGCCTGCTGCAATGTGTTCCTTGGCGGTGTCGACGGCGGCTTCGAATTCATCGCGGCTGCGGTTGGAGCGCACTGCGGGAAGCTCTTTGCTGCTTGCGTCCCAGGTCAGTGGTTTGACGGCGGGCAGAGGTGCGTCCATCCGCTGGCGCAGGGCTTCGATCCGTCCGATAGCGGTTTGCCAGGCCTGCTCCTCATCCGCCCCGTTGGAGAGGTCGCCGAAGGCGACGGCGGTGATCTGTCGTTTCACCTGATCAAAAATCAGGATCGCGTCCATCAACATCCAGATCCCATCCGGGGGATCGGCAGCAGCTCGAGGGTGAACAGCGACGGTGGGTTCGATCCACTGGATCAGTTCGTAGCCCCAAACGCCATAGAGCTGTCCAAGCGGAGGGAGGCCCGGCAGGTTGACGCAGGAGTAAGGCGTGAGGCAGTCGCGCAGGGATTCGAATGGATTGCCGTTCAACGTCTCTTCACGACCGTCGCGCCAGGTGCGCGTCAGACGATCCTTCCGGGCCGACGCCGTCCAGAGAGGATCACAGGCGATCACACTCCATCGCCCCAGGGTTTCACCACCCTCGACAGACTCCAGCAGCACGCCTGGAGGTCTTCCATCGCCCACCTTGATCCAGGTGGTGAGGGGTGTTTCAAGATCGGCGGGCCAACTCTGAGCCAGAGGAATCAGGTTGGCACCACTGCAAACAGCCTGATGAAAGGCGTCGCGATCGGGACTGAACATGACCTGATCATCGCAGCCCAGACCCGGTGATCATGACCTCCGGGTCTTGATTTTGAGGAATCAGGCGTCGAAGGTGTTGCGGCCGCTGAACTTGATATTGGCGGGGTTGACGTTTTGGCCAATGCGACGGGGGTTGTGGCCCACCATGGGACGACCTTCGTTCACCTTCTCGGAGAACACACCATCCTTGGGATGCAGGAACTCGGTGTCACCACCGGGGTAGATCCGGTAGATCTTGTAGTCCTCGATCCGGGGCTTGAACTTCGTGCGCAGCTGGGTGCCGAGGGCGAGGCACTGTTCCTTGCGAGCGAAATACATCAGGTTTTCACCTGAATTCATCAGAGCGGCGCCACCGGTGGGGAGCTCAAAAGCCTGTTCTGTCTTGCTGGTCCAGGTGATCGCGTATTTCTCTTCGGTCTCCGCAGAGTTCAGAAGGCCGCCCGTGCTGGCGATGTGCTGAGGAAGTTGACCGTTCAACGCCGTTGCTGCCATGGCTGAAAGAATCCACAAGAGCCGTTATGGCTGGAAAGTAGCACCGTCATTGGGGCCTGTTTTGACCTCCGAAAGCAAGCTTCACACCCGTCAACAAACCAATCACTCTCCGGGGGTGTGCACCGGGAAGAAAACGGTGATGTCGCGGTCTCGCCTGGGCTGATAGCGCCCCCCCAGGCTGGCCATCATCTGGCGGGTCGCATCCTGGCTTAGTTGCAGGCTTCCGGTGCTCGGATCCCAGCTCAGGACGGTCCCCACGTCTTCGCGCTGGGGAGCCGGGCCGGCCTCCGCGGTTTGGCTCCTGTCGGGATGCTCCACATGCAGCTGAAGCTTCACCCGCGGACCCGCTGCCTGGAGGTGAAGGGTGAGCTGACTGCCGGAGGGGAGCCCCCTAGTGCTGCGGTCGATCAGACCCCCGAGCATCGGTTCCAGTCGCCGGGAGTCACTGAGGATTGCCGGCAGGTCAACGGTGAGATCCAGCTCCAGGGCGATCCCGCGACGATCCAGCTGCTCCGTCCAGCTGGGCGCAAGGGCGCTCAGCATGGCCTGCAAATCCGTGCGGGCCAGATTGGCTTCATTGGGTTCCCGTTGCAGTTCAGCGGCATGGAAGATCAGGCCAAATCGGTCGATCTGCTCGCTGCATTCCACATCGATCTGCCGCAAGCGATTCACAACGACATCAGCCAGATCCTTTCGCCGCAGCAGAGAGCGGATCAGTGTTCTGATCGTTGCTAGAGGTGTTCGCACCTCATGGGTGATCGCTTCCAGCAAATTCAGATCGCCATGGCTGGGAGTTTCCGGTGGGCGCTCAGCCTGGATGGGTTGCAGCATCAGCCCGGGGGCTGTGGCGGTGAGCCGCTCGGTGAGACGTGGCCAGAACTGTTCTGACCAGGCTCCATTGCTCTGCAGGGAGCCGATCGATTCGAGCGCTTTGCGCAGCTGCTCGGCCTGCGCTGGTGACTGGTGCTCCAACCGCCGCCCCAGGAGAACCAGAATGTCACTGAGCGTTGCCGGGTCGCAACGCATCAGCAGCTGACGCTTCTGGGCTTGTCCATGCAGGGCAAGGGCCACCTGGACCTCGGGCGTGATCACCAGCAGCAGGGGGTCATCCCCGTCGTCGGAGCGCAGGGACAAGCGTTGGAATCCCCGCAGGGGGCCGTGCTCATCGCTGCTGGACCGTCCCGGCAGTGCCGTTGGATGCGGACTCAGTTGATCCAGTTGATCTGGAGCCCACACCCATCCCTGCAGATGTTTGAGCAACTCCGGTTCATAGAGAGCCGGCAGGGGGGCAGCCAGCCAGATTCCGCCTTCAATGCCCTGCTCGAGCAGGTTCTGTTGCAGGGTTTCCAGAGCAGCCCACCAAAGCCGCCGGACACCAATCTCATCGCAGCGGCCCTGGGGCACGTCCTGCGCAAGTCGTTGCCGCAGGTCGGTGAAGGATGGCCCGGTCAACGGAGTTGCGCCAAGGAGCGACGGCTTTGCCGGACCACCGACAGGCAGAGGCCGAGCGCGATGAAGTTCACCACCATGGCTGAGCGTCCATAGCTGAGGAAGGGCAGGGGGATCCCTGTGACGGGGCCCAGGCCGATGGTCATAAAGATGTTGACCACCACCTGGAACATCAGCATCGTGCCGATCCCGATCACCACGAGTGATTCGAAGTCGGTGCGGGCATTGCGCGCGATCTGGAGCAATCGAGCCATCAAGGCTGCAAAGCCAAGAACCACCAGAAGACAGCCAACAAAACCGGTTTCCTCGCCCAGGGCGCTGAAGATGAAATCGGTGTGCTGTTCAGGGATGAAACGAAGTTTGGTCAGTTGTCCTTGAAGAAGACCTGTGCCCAAGACGCCGCCTGAACCAATGCCCACGGTGCTCTGGAGCAGGTGATAGCCCCCGCCCAATGGATCCTGACTGGGGTCGAGGAAAAGCACCAAACGGTCCCGTTGATAGTCCTTTAGACCATGCATCCAGAGCCATGGCGTCACAGCCGCCATGGCGCCGTGGACGGCCAGGGTTGCTGTCGCCGCCAGCCGTTTCCAGGGCAGGGAGCGGTAGGCAAGAACCACCATCAGCGGGATCCAGAGGCCCATGGCCCACGGGAGAAGGCCTGAGAGCAGGGCCGTCACCAGGGGTGATAACAACAGAATTACCCACTCGATTGGCATCCCCGACCAATACAGCATCGTGAGCATCAGGGCGCCGAACACGAGCGATGTGCCGAGATCAGGCTGGATGAACACCAGCAGCCAAGGCACCGCGATTACCCCGAGCGGGCGCATTAGATCAATCGGTCGTTCCACTGGGTGTCGCGACAACACCGCTGCCACGAGCAGGATCGCTGCGATCTTGGCGAATTCCGATGGTTGAACATGAACCCCGCCAATGCTGATCCAGCGTTGGGCGCCCAGCGCTGTAGTTCCAATGACGCGCACCGCCACAAGGCTGATCACTGTTAGGGCGTAGACGGGAACCAAAAGAGGCTGGAGACGCTGCAGCGGCAGCCGTTCCAGTCCCAGCGCCAGCAGCACTCCGAAGGCCGCGGTGATCCAGTGGTGATACCAGTCGGCATAGTCCGCCTGGCGTTGGGTGCTGGCGATCAGCACCCCTGCGATGGTGATCATCCCGAGCGGAACACCCCAGAGCACCCACTCCCGGTGCGATCTGCGGCGGTCACGTCGGCTGAACATCGTCAGACGGGCTGAGTGACGGCCTGGAGCACAGCTTCAGCGAGGCCCTTGAACTCAGCGGCGCTGGCGGAGTCGCTGCGGTTGATCACGATCGGTCGTCCCGTGTCACCGCCTTCCTGCACAGGCATTTCCATGGGGATCTGAGCCAGTAGGGGAACGTCGTAGTCCGCGGCGAGTTGGGCGCCGCCGCCACTGCCGAAGAGGGCATAGCGGCAGTCGGGACGGTCCGGAGGGATGAAGGCGCTCATGTTCTCCACCACGCCGAGGACGGGAATGCCCATCTGCCGGAACATGGCGAGACCCCGTCGGGCATCTTGCAGCGAAACCTGTTGGGGGGTGGTCACGATCACAACACCGGCCATCGGCACTGCTTGGGACAGGGAGAGCTGCGCATCACCGGTGCCGGGCGGCAGATCAACGATGAGAACGTCCCGCTCACCCCATTCGGCCTGATACAGGAACTGCCGAATGATGCCGTTGAGCATCGGGCCGCGCCAGATCACAGGTTGGTGATCGTCGATCAGCAGACCCATCGACACCATGGCGATGCCGCAGGTCTCGATCGGGACGATCCGCTGCTGATCGCCGCTGCCCTGTACCTCCGGCGTTTGGTCTGCGACGCCCAGCATGGTGGGTGCGTTCGGCCCGTAGATATCGGCGTCAAGGAGTCCCACCCGCAGGCCGGACTGGGCGAGGGCGCAGGCCAGATTGACGGCGACGGTGCTCTTGCCGACGCCGCCCTTGCCGCTGCTCACTGCAATCACCTGGCGGACGCCGGGGATCGACTGGCGTTCAGCCGGCTGACCATGGCCGGCTTGGCCAATGCCCCCCTGGCTTGGCGGTTGGCCGATCTCGATCTGCACGTCATCAATGCCATCGAGCGCCATCAGAGCGCCCCGTGCCTCAGCCACGATGCGGTCACGCTGGCTTTGGGCGAAGCCTGGAAGGCTGAGGCGAAACACTGCCCGAGGAGGGGTGATACGAATCTGTTCGATCCAGCCGAGCTCCAGGGCCGTTTTGCCACTGCCGGCATCTTTGACTTGCTGGAGGGCTTGGTTGGCCTGCTCGACCGGGGTCATCCGTTTCATCAAGGCAAGCCGGATCCTAGGGGCGCCGCCC
The Synechococcus sp. MU1617 genome window above contains:
- the ppc gene encoding phosphoenolpyruvate carboxylase; translation: MPESTTPVSEQETARISGGGSGAGQLLQHRLDLIEDLWKSVLRSECPPEQSERLLRLKQLSDPVSLEGRDGDSTSEAIVELIKAMDLSEAISAARAFSLYFQLINILEQRIEEDSYLESLRPNPSTDTAQRDAFDPFAPPLANQTDPATFGEVFERLRRMNVPPAQVEHLLRELDIRLVFTAHPTEIVRHTVRHKQRRVANLLQQLQSDTPLAHQLREDCRDQLEEEIRLWWRTDELHQFKPTVIDEVDSTLHYFQQVLFEAMPKLRKRLITALHRHYPDVQVPQASFCTFGSWVGSDRDGNPSVTPDITWRTACYQRQLMLELYIHSVQSLRQQLSISMQWSQVAPSLLESLEMDRLRFPEIYERRAARYRLEPYRLKLCYVLEKLERTLARNNQLSEAGWQMPCEALADPQDGLGGADVLHYTSVDQFRSDLELVRNSLVSTELSCEQLDTLLHQVHIFGFSLASLDIRQESTRHSDAIDELTRNLELPQAYGDMDETERMAWLLQELQTRRPLIPPAASWSEPTAETLAVFRMLQRLQEEFGPRICNSYVISMSHTASDLLEVLLLAKEAGLVDPPNKRASLLVVPLFETVEDLQRAPAVMEGLFKTPLYRELLPVAGQQKQPLQELMLGYSDSNKDSGFLSSNWEIHQAQIALQELASRQDVALRLFHGRGGSVSRGGGPAYQAILAQPSGTLQGRIKITEQGEVLNSKYSLPELALYNLETVTTAVVQNSLVTNQLDATPSWNQLMSRLSTRSREHYRALVHDNPDLVAFFQQVTPIEEISKLQISSRPARRKTGAKDLSSLRAIPWVFGWTQSRFLLPSWFGFGTALSEEVGSDSEQLDLLRRLHQRWPFFRMLISKVEMTLSKVDLDLAHHYMNSLGHPEQREAFEAIFQVIAKEYELTRKLVLGITGQNRLLGADQGLQLSVDLRNRTIVPLGFLQVALLKRLRDQNRQPPMSETPGAPEDTRTYSRSELLRGALLTLNGIAAGMRNTG
- the gshA gene encoding glutamate--cysteine ligase, with the protein product MTAHPLLLKGFEVELFTGQTNGANVGVATDVARELPGFVTEPDCRNLEYVTDPIRDYAELPEALLAPRRTLRRWLQERELTLLPGSTMSLGNSSRFERSDPDNAYHALIEQLYGTRVVTASIHINLGITDLDWLFAAVRLVRCEAALLLALSASSPFLDGRSTNNHSQRWHQFPITPPAVPLFRDHEHYIQWVEEQLATGAMRNERHLWTSVRPNGPRRPYDLNRLELRICDLVTNPHELLAITCLLELRLLALKNNIESLDPLCSSSLSADELVQLADSNDAAVARSSLNAELRHWQDGRAISCRDWLLELIDQMAPLAESLQLSACLKPLHGLLADGNQAMRWETAHSQGQSIEDLLQKGIQRMEKEEGISTGEACLG
- a CDS encoding anthranilate synthase component I family protein is translated as MFSPDRDAFHQAVCSGANLIPLAQSWPADLETPLTTWIKVGDGRPPGVLLESVEGGETLGRWSVIACDPLWTASARKDRLTRTWRDGREETLNGNPFESLRDCLTPYSCVNLPGLPPLGQLYGVWGYELIQWIEPTVAVHPRAAADPPDGIWMLMDAILIFDQVKRQITAVAFGDLSNGADEEQAWQTAIGRIEALRQRMDAPLPAVKPLTWDASSKELPAVRSNRSRDEFEAAVDTAKEHIAAGDVFQLVISQRLETEVPQSPLELYRSLRMVNPSPYMAFFDFGDWQLIGSSPEVMVQAEPAADGIHASLRPIAGTRPRGATPLEDRELEADLLADPKERAEHVMLVDLGRNDLGRVCQPGSVAVQDLMVIERYSHVMHIVSQVEGRLGPTHDVWDLLMAAFPAGTVSGAPKIRAMQLIHDLEPDARGPYSGVYGSVDLAGALNTAITIRTMVVQPRDGGGCQVKVQAGAGVVADSQPTAEFEETLNKARGMLTALACLNPPE
- a CDS encoding photosystem I reaction center subunit II PsaD; the protein is MAATALNGQLPQHIASTGGLLNSAETEEKYAITWTSKTEQAFELPTGGAALMNSGENLMYFARKEQCLALGTQLRTKFKPRIEDYKIYRIYPGGDTEFLHPKDGVFSEKVNEGRPMVGHNPRRIGQNVNPANIKFSGRNTFDA
- a CDS encoding sensor histidine kinase KdpD; the protein is MTGPSFTDLRQRLAQDVPQGRCDEIGVRRLWWAALETLQQNLLEQGIEGGIWLAAPLPALYEPELLKHLQGWVWAPDQLDQLSPHPTALPGRSSSDEHGPLRGFQRLSLRSDDGDDPLLLVITPEVQVALALHGQAQKRQLLMRCDPATLSDILVLLGRRLEHQSPAQAEQLRKALESIGSLQSNGAWSEQFWPRLTERLTATAPGLMLQPIQAERPPETPSHGDLNLLEAITHEVRTPLATIRTLIRSLLRRKDLADVVVNRLRQIDVECSEQIDRFGLIFHAAELQREPNEANLARTDLQAMLSALAPSWTEQLDRRGIALELDLTVDLPAILSDSRRLEPMLGGLIDRSTRGLPSGSQLTLHLQAAGPRVKLQLHVEHPDRSQTAEAGPAPQREDVGTVLSWDPSTGSLQLSQDATRQMMASLGGRYQPRRDRDITVFFPVHTPGE
- the rodA gene encoding rod shape-determining protein RodA, translating into MFSRRDRRRSHREWVLWGVPLGMITIAGVLIASTQRQADYADWYHHWITAAFGVLLALGLERLPLQRLQPLLVPVYALTVISLVAVRVIGTTALGAQRWISIGGVHVQPSEFAKIAAILLVAAVLSRHPVERPIDLMRPLGVIAVPWLLVFIQPDLGTSLVFGALMLTMLYWSGMPIEWVILLLSPLVTALLSGLLPWAMGLWIPLMVVLAYRSLPWKRLAATATLAVHGAMAAVTPWLWMHGLKDYQRDRLVLFLDPSQDPLGGGYHLLQSTVGIGSGGVLGTGLLQGQLTKLRFIPEQHTDFIFSALGEETGFVGCLLVVLGFAALMARLLQIARNARTDFESLVVIGIGTMLMFQVVVNIFMTIGLGPVTGIPLPFLSYGRSAMVVNFIALGLCLSVVRQSRRSLAQLR
- a CDS encoding Mrp/NBP35 family ATP-binding protein, producing MTPVEQANQALQQVKDAGSGKTALELGWIEQIRITPPRAVFRLSLPGFAQSQRDRIVAEARGALMALDGIDDVQIEIGQPPSQGGIGQAGHGQPAERQSIPGVRQVIAVSSGKGGVGKSTVAVNLACALAQSGLRVGLLDADIYGPNAPTMLGVADQTPEVQGSGDQQRIVPIETCGIAMVSMGLLIDDHQPVIWRGPMLNGIIRQFLYQAEWGERDVLIVDLPPGTGDAQLSLSQAVPMAGVVIVTTPQQVSLQDARRGLAMFRQMGIPVLGVVENMSAFIPPDRPDCRYALFGSGGGAQLAADYDVPLLAQIPMEMPVQEGGDTGRPIVINRSDSASAAEFKGLAEAVLQAVTQPV